In a genomic window of Rhododendron vialii isolate Sample 1 chromosome 12a, ASM3025357v1:
- the LOC131310534 gene encoding cytochrome P450 CYP749A22-like, whose protein sequence is MIIISLSTGVCIFLLVALIGFLHKVWWTPIRIHNIMRSQGINGPAYKFLHGNTKEIIQMREESIGNAMDFSSHDVFPRIMPHIHAWKKLYGKNYLIWHGPQAQLVVTESELIKEILNNKDGKYLKGRLDVFSKKLIGDGILVTEGEKWSKLRKIANHAFYAESLKGMIPATIASVETMLERWRQNEEKEIDVYKEFRLLTAEVISRTAFGNSYLEGENIFDMLTKLGMIAARNGFRIRFPGMEKFFKLRDDLESDKIEQAIRESIIGMIDKRAETMRRGEENNYGSDFLGSLIKANHDPDEKNRISIDDMVDECKTFYLAGQETTNGVLAWSIFLLAIHKDWQEKARKEVIELFGHENPNPEGIARLKTMSMILNETLRLYSPVINLLRRVEREVRLGKLIIPANTEFYLPLLALHHDPEIWGQDVHLFKPERFAEGVAKATSTNITGFIPFGFGPRMCVGLNFAVNEAKIALSMILQRYQFTLSPNYVHDPIQILIVCPQKRVQIVLSKL, encoded by the exons ATGATTATAATCTCCCTTTCAACTGGTGTATGCATCTTTCTACTAGTAGCTCTTATAGGGTTCTTGCACAAAGTATGGTGGACGCCAATTCGAATTCACAACATCATGAGGTCGCAGGGAATCAACGGCCCTGCTTACAAATTCCTGCATGGAAATACAAAGGAGATCATCCAGATGAGAGAAGAATCTATCGGCAATGCAATGGACTTCTCATCTCATGATGTTTTCCCAAGAATTATGCCTCATATTCATGCTTGGAAGAAGCTCTATG GGAAAAATTATCTAATTTGGCATGGTCCTCAAGCCCAATTGGTTGTCACTGAATCTGAGTTGATTAAAGAGATACTCAACAATAAAGATGGAAAATATCTCAAAGGAAGGCTCGATGTCTTCTCAAAAAAGTTAATAGGAGACGGGATCTTGGTAACAGAAGGAGAAAAATGGTCGAAGCTACGCAAAATAGCCAACCATGCTTTCTACGCAGAGAGCTTGAAG GGAATGATTCCAGCAACGATAGCGAGTGTGGAAACAATGTTAGAAAGATGGAGGCAGAatgaagaaaaggagattgatGTATATAAAGAATTTAGACTTTTGACAGCAGAAGTTATTTCTAGAACAGCTTTTGGAAATAGTTACTTGGAAGGTGAGAACATCTTTGATATGTTGACGAAATTGGGAATGATTGCAGCAAGGAATGGTTTTAGGATTCGCTTTCCTGGCATGGA GAAGTTTTTCAAATTGCGCGATGATCTTGAGTCTGATAAAATAGAACAAGCAATTCGAGAATCCATTATAGGGATGATCGACAAACGGGCTGAGACAATGCGGAGAGGAGAAGAAAACAACTACGGTAGTGATTTTCTTGGATCCCTTATAAAGGCCAATCATGATCCTGATGAGAAGAATAGAATTTCAATAGATGATATGGTAGATGAGTGTAAGACATTCTACCTTGCTGGACAAGAAACAACAAATGGGGTATTAGCTTGGAGCATTTTCCTTCTAGCAATCCACAAAGATTGGCAAGAGAAGGCCAGAAAGGAGGTGATTGAACTTTTTGGCCACGAGAACCCAAATCCAGAGGGCATTGCAAGATTAAAGACT ATGAGCATGATCCTAAATGAAACTCTAAGGCTGTATTCACCAGTGATCAATTTGCTGAGAAGAGTTGAAAGGGAAGTTAGATTGGGAAAATTGATTATTCCAGCCAATACAGAATTCTACCTCCCACTTTTGGCACTCCACCATGACCCTGAGATATGGGGACAAGATGTTCACCTCTTCAAGCCAGAGAGATTCGCAGAAGGAGTGGCTAAAGCAACTAGTACCAACATTACAGGATTTATTCCATTCGGTTTCGGTCCTCGAATGTGTGTGGGCTTAAACTTTGCAGTCAACGAAGCTAAGATAGCGCTCTCAATGATTCTACAGCGATATCAGTTCACTTTGTCTCCAAATTATGTTCATGATCCGATTCAAATTCTCATAGTTTGCCCACAAAAGAGAGTTCAAATCGTGCTGAGTAAGTTGTAA
- the LOC131310533 gene encoding cytochrome P450 CYP749A22-like: MVGRGDMIIISFSIGVCIFLLVALIGFLHKVWWTPIRIQNIMRSQGIKGPAYRFLHGNTKEIIQMREESISNAMDFSSHEVFPRIMPHIHAWKKLYGKNYLIWHGSQAQLVVTEPELIKEILNNKDGTYLKGKLDVFSKKLIGDGIFITDGEKWSKLRRIANHSFYAESLKGMIPAMIASVETMLERWEQNKAKEIDVYKESRLLTAEVISRTAFGSSYLEGENIFDMLTKLGMIAGRNVFRIRLPAMEKFFKLRDDLESDKIEQAIRESIIGMIDKRAEKMMRGEENNYDSDFLGSLIKANHDPDEKNRISIDDMVDECKIFYFAGQETTNGLLAWSIFLLAIHTDWQEKARKEVIQLFGQENPNPEGIARLKTMSMILNETLRLYSPAINLLRRVEREVRLGKLIVPAKTEFYLPLLALHHDPEIWGQDVHLFKPERFAEGVAKATSNNITGFIPFGFGPRICVGSNFAVNEAKIALSMILQRYKFTLSPDYVHDPIQIIIVSPKKGVQIVLSKL; encoded by the exons ATGGTGGGTCGGGGAGACATGATTATAATCTCCTTTTCAATTGGTGTCTGCATCTTTCTACTAGTAGCTCTTATAGGGTTCTTGCACAAAGTATGGTGGACGCCAATTCGAATTCAAAACATCATGAGGTCGCAAGGAATCAAAGGCCCTGCTTACAGATTCCTGCATGGAAATACAAAGGAGATCATCCAGATGAGAGAAGAATCCATCAGCAATGCAATGGACTTCTCATCTCATGAAGTTTTCCCAAGAATTATGCCTCATATTCATGCTTGGAAGAAGCTCTATG GGAAAAATTATCTAATTTGGCATGGTTCTCAAGCCCAATTGGTTGTCACTGAACCTGAGTTGATTAAAGAGATACTCAACAATAAAGATGGAACGTATCTCAAAGGAAAGCTCGATGTCTTCTCAAAAAAGTTAATAGGAGACGGGATCTTTATAACAGATGGAGAAAAATGGTCGAAGTTACGCAGAATAGCCAACCATTCTTTCTACGCAGAGAGCTTGAAG GGCATGATTCCAGCAATGATAGCGAGTGTGGAAACGATGCTAGAAAGATGGGAGCAAAATAAAGCAAAGGAGATCGATGTATATAAAGAGTCTCGGCTCTTGACGGCAGAAGTTATTTCTCGAACAGCTTTTGGGAGTAGTTACTTGGAAGGCGAGAACATCTTCGACATGTTGACGAAATTGGGAATGATCGCAGGAAGGAATGTTTTTAGGATTCGCTTACCTGCCATGGA GAAGTTTTTCAAATTGCGCGATGATCTTGAGTCTGATAAAATAGAGCAAGCAATTCGAGAATCCATTATAGGGATGATCGACAAACGGGCTGAGAAAATGATGAGAGGAGAAGAAAACAACTACGATAGTGATTTTCTCGGATCCCTTATAAAGGCTAATCATGATCCTGATGAGAAGAATAGAATTTCAATAGATGATATGGTAGATGAGTGCAAGATATTCTATTTTGCTGGACAAGAAACAACAAATGGGTTATTAGCTTGGAGCATTTTCCTTCTAGCGATCCACACAGATTGGCAAGAGAAGGCCAGAAAGGAGGTGATTCAGCTGTTTGGCCAAGAGAACCCAAATCCAGAGGGCATTGCAAGATTAAAGACC ATGAGCATGATCCTAAATGAAACTCTAAGGCTGTATTCACCAGCGATCAATCTGCTGAGAAGAGTTGAaagggaagtcagattgggaaAATTGATCGTTCCAGCTAAAACAGAATTCTACCTTCCACTTTTAGCACTCCACCATGACCCTGAGATATGGGGACAAGACGTTCACCTCTTCAAGCCAGAGAGATTTGCAGAAGGAGTGGCTAAAGCAACTAGTAACAACATTACCGGATTTATTCCGTTCGGTTTCGGCCCTCGAATTTGTGTGGGCTCAAACTTTGCAGTCAACGAAGCCAAGATAGCGCTCTCGATGATTCTACAGCGCTACAAATTCACTTTGTCTCCAGATTATGTTCACGATCCAATTCAGATTATCATAGTTAGCCCCAAAAAGGGAGTTCAAATCGTGCTGAGTAAGTTGTAA